A part of Thermococcus sp. JdF3 genomic DNA contains:
- a CDS encoding OB-fold nucleic acid binding domain-containing protein: protein MGVLTKEQIIEMIEGQKGLSRDEIEEKIAQIAVREGISEHAAAVMLAEELGVNLEGREELLHIADLVPGMTGVNVVARIMRKYPPREYKKRDGSTGHVANLIIYDSTGKTRLVLWDSLVAKYYNELNPGDVIKIIDPSVREGRNGIELHANFRTRIIPNPEDPRAEEIPPLEEVRSYNYQRRGIGELLGGERFVEVRGTVARLYRVTVYDACPQCRRKVDHDPTTESWICPEHGEVKPTKITIVDFGLDDSTGYIRTTLFGDDAAELIGRDPEEIAEKLRELVESGLTLREAGRKLAEDEYYYLLGREIVVRGNVVDDKFLGLILKAFGWDEVDPRREIARVRAELKKAITELEGGE, encoded by the coding sequence ATGGGAGTACTGACCAAAGAGCAGATTATCGAGATGATCGAGGGGCAGAAGGGCCTTTCGAGGGATGAAATCGAGGAAAAGATAGCCCAGATAGCAGTCCGTGAGGGCATCTCTGAGCACGCCGCGGCCGTTATGCTGGCCGAGGAGCTCGGGGTCAACCTTGAGGGGAGGGAGGAGCTCCTCCACATAGCCGACCTGGTTCCGGGAATGACCGGCGTTAACGTCGTTGCGAGGATAATGAGGAAGTACCCGCCGAGGGAGTACAAGAAGAGAGACGGTTCAACCGGCCACGTGGCCAACCTCATAATCTACGACTCAACAGGCAAGACGCGGCTCGTTCTCTGGGACAGCCTCGTCGCCAAGTACTACAACGAGCTCAACCCAGGAGATGTCATCAAAATCATCGACCCCAGCGTGAGGGAGGGCAGGAACGGTATAGAGCTCCACGCCAACTTCCGGACGAGGATAATCCCGAACCCGGAGGATCCAAGGGCTGAGGAGATACCCCCGCTCGAGGAGGTCAGGAGCTACAACTACCAGAGAAGAGGAATAGGCGAACTCCTGGGAGGGGAGAGGTTCGTCGAGGTTCGTGGAACAGTGGCGAGGCTCTACCGCGTGACGGTCTACGACGCCTGCCCGCAGTGCAGGAGGAAGGTGGACCACGACCCAACCACGGAGTCCTGGATATGCCCGGAGCACGGCGAGGTGAAGCCCACGAAGATAACCATAGTGGACTTCGGCCTCGACGACTCGACTGGCTACATAAGGACAACCCTATTCGGAGACGATGCCGCGGAGCTGATCGGCAGGGACCCTGAAGAGATAGCCGAGAAGCTCAGGGAGCTTGTTGAGAGCGGTTTGACCCTCAGGGAAGCCGGAAGAAAGCTCGCGGAGGACGAGTATTACTACCTGCTGGGCAGGGAGATAGTCGTCAGGGGCAACGTCGTGGACGACAAGTTCCTGGGACTCATACTGAAGGCCTTCGGCTGGGACGAAGTCGATCCGAGGCGCGAGATAGCCAGGGTGAGGGCCGAGCTGAAGAAGGCCATAACGGAGCTCGAGGGTGGTGAGTGA
- the scpB gene encoding SMC-Scp complex subunit ScpB: protein MGLLEDKALVEAALFVSGRPLSVKELSRALGIRSLDYIEKLIELIAAEYAERKSAIEVVRVLGDKYVMQVKQEYSQRVVHLMPRPDLRTGELKTLALIAYLQPIEQSKVVKLRGSQAYEHIRKLLEMGLIYAEPYERTKLLGTTPKFAELYGFPENDPNIIKEAFRKVVHAEYSDLIAKLDGRGNEESEESGENPGEAAEVGESGSVEKIPEAGE from the coding sequence ATGGGACTGCTCGAAGACAAGGCACTCGTGGAAGCGGCCCTCTTCGTTTCTGGAAGGCCCCTGAGCGTCAAGGAGCTCTCAAGGGCGCTCGGTATAAGGTCACTCGACTACATAGAAAAGCTCATCGAACTTATAGCCGCGGAGTACGCCGAGAGGAAGAGCGCCATAGAGGTCGTCAGGGTTCTGGGGGACAAGTACGTCATGCAGGTGAAGCAGGAGTACAGCCAGCGTGTCGTCCATCTAATGCCCAGGCCGGACCTCAGGACGGGCGAGCTGAAAACCCTCGCGCTCATAGCCTACCTCCAGCCTATAGAGCAGAGCAAGGTGGTAAAGCTCCGCGGGAGCCAGGCGTACGAGCACATAAGGAAGCTCCTCGAGATGGGTCTCATCTATGCCGAGCCGTACGAGCGGACGAAGCTCCTCGGAACGACGCCAAAGTTCGCCGAGCTCTACGGGTTCCCTGAGAACGACCCCAACATAATCAAGGAAGCCTTCAGGAAGGTGGTTCACGCCGAGTACAGCGACCTCATAGCGAAGCTCGACGGAAGGGGCAATGAAGAGTCCGAAGAATCCGGAGAAAACCCCGGTGAAGCCGCCGAGGTCGGAGAATCCGGCAGTGTCGAAAAGATTCCTGAGGCCGGGGAGTGA